A genomic region of bacterium contains the following coding sequences:
- a CDS encoding glutathione S-transferase family protein: MMNDMQLDFELYHFPISHFNEKARWALDWKGIAHRRNAQLPGPHKLAMQRLSGQDQVPVLRHGKKVVAGSNHIVAYLEDLQPEPRLYPEDPTQRARALELQAWLDADFGPAIRRARFGLLLPERDYFAKQFTCDRSRAVQIAYRAMLPGIAVVMRKQMEITPEKVEESIQVTRDVMDRLQKEIGPSGYLVGDAFSIADLTAAALASPGVHPDGGPMHPEQAPPAVDAWLARWADHPTTAWVREIYAKHRSKSCEIA; the protein is encoded by the coding sequence ATGATGAATGACATGCAATTGGATTTCGAGCTCTATCACTTTCCCATCTCCCACTTCAACGAGAAAGCTCGTTGGGCGCTGGATTGGAAGGGCATCGCCCATCGCCGGAACGCCCAGCTTCCCGGGCCTCACAAACTCGCGATGCAGCGCCTTTCCGGACAAGACCAGGTGCCGGTGTTGCGCCACGGGAAGAAGGTGGTCGCCGGCTCGAATCACATCGTTGCCTACCTGGAGGACCTGCAGCCCGAGCCGCGGCTCTACCCGGAGGATCCGACCCAACGAGCTCGGGCCCTCGAACTTCAAGCCTGGCTCGATGCCGATTTCGGTCCCGCCATCCGCCGGGCCCGTTTCGGGCTTCTGCTTCCGGAGAGGGACTACTTCGCCAAGCAGTTCACATGCGATCGCAGCCGGGCGGTACAGATTGCCTATCGCGCCATGCTGCCGGGCATCGCGGTGGTGATGCGAAAACAGATGGAGATCACACCCGAGAAGGTCGAGGAATCCATCCAGGTGACCCGCGACGTGATGGATCGTCTGCAGAAGGAGATCGGCCCGTCTGGCTATCTGGTTGGGGATGCCTTCAGCATCGCGGATCTCACGGCTGCGGCGCTGGCTTCGCCGGGTGTCCACCCGGACGGTGGGCCGATGCATCCGGAGCAGGCCCCCCCAGCCGTTGATGCATGGCTTGCCCGCTGGGCCGACCATCCGACTACCGCATGGGTGCGCGAAATCTATGCCAAGCACCGGAGCAAGAGCTGCGAGATAGCCTGA
- a CDS encoding TetR/AcrR family transcriptional regulator, translated as MRYPPEHKQRTRQKIIRKAGRLFKRKGYAGVGIDTIMDAAGLTRGGFYGYFRSKGDLFAQVLAGGENDFIAKLRNRPGPDSEALNEQAMEIVTGYLAYENRDTVGKGCNLASLSVDAARADRGSRRAYTAHVKDWVCEFQRGLEPGSEEQALRALALCVGGIVVGRALDDPKLARALLAACRSQVAEELGEG; from the coding sequence ATGCGCTACCCGCCCGAGCACAAGCAACGCACCCGGCAGAAGATCATCCGAAAGGCCGGGCGGCTCTTCAAGCGCAAAGGCTATGCCGGGGTCGGCATCGACACGATCATGGATGCGGCGGGGCTCACGCGTGGTGGCTTCTACGGATACTTCCGCTCGAAGGGCGATCTCTTCGCACAGGTCCTGGCGGGCGGTGAGAACGATTTCATCGCCAAGCTTCGCAATCGGCCTGGGCCGGATTCGGAGGCGTTGAACGAGCAGGCGATGGAAATCGTGACGGGCTACCTCGCCTACGAGAATCGCGACACGGTGGGCAAAGGCTGCAATCTGGCCTCGCTCTCGGTGGACGCCGCGCGAGCGGATCGTGGATCACGCCGCGCCTACACGGCCCACGTGAAGGATTGGGTGTGTGAATTCCAGCGCGGCCTGGAGCCCGGAAGCGAAGAGCAGGCACTTCGGGCCCTGGCACTCTGCGTGGGCGGCATCGTTGTGGGGCGTGCTCTCGACGATCCGAAGCTGGCGCGGGCTCTCCTTGCCGCCTGCCGCAGTCAGGTGGCGGAGGAGCTCGGAGAAGGTTGA
- the thiI gene encoding tRNA 4-thiouridine(8) synthase ThiI, with amino-acid sequence MPEPALILLRLSGELSTKAKATRRQFVTRLLRNLRDALDETGHGYHVERRYERILVELKDASDLPRLERLFGLQSLAPAERHEVHTLDEIVEHGERLFGEAVEGRRFAVRARTVGTDAVPGVRGHDVEMALGARLLPRAARVDLSAPEVTARIELYGNAAYFFRENLPCPGGLPLGTGDRAISLVSGGFDSAVASWQMLRRGVNLDYVFCNLGGFSHQLGTLRVMQVLAQNWSFGTRPRLHAIDFSAVTQELQRVAEPRYWQVILKRLMLRAADAVAEQAGAHAIITGEAVGQVSSQTLVNLRTISEATDFPILRPLIGSNKDEIIRRAEQIGTAELSAVVGEYCALVPRRPATAAKLDVILEQEKEMDTAVLERAIEEREILALRSLDPEACGMPEIETDRVPEGACVVDLRVRHEYESWHYPGALQLDFSRALDAYASFAKDQPYVLYCEYGLKSAHLAEMMRSAGHRALHFRGGTRALRRWAEEKGIREAP; translated from the coding sequence ATGCCCGAGCCCGCCCTCATCTTGCTGCGCCTCTCCGGCGAACTTTCGACGAAGGCCAAGGCCACGCGCCGCCAATTCGTCACCCGCCTGCTGCGCAACCTCCGCGATGCCCTCGATGAGACCGGCCATGGCTACCACGTCGAGCGGCGATACGAGCGAATCCTCGTCGAGTTGAAAGATGCCTCTGATCTGCCGCGGCTTGAACGACTCTTCGGCCTGCAATCCCTGGCTCCTGCGGAACGCCACGAGGTGCACACCCTCGACGAGATCGTCGAGCACGGCGAACGGCTCTTTGGCGAAGCCGTGGAGGGACGACGATTCGCCGTACGTGCACGCACCGTCGGAACGGACGCGGTACCGGGTGTACGTGGTCACGACGTCGAGATGGCGCTGGGTGCGCGGCTCTTGCCGCGAGCCGCGAGGGTCGATCTGAGCGCTCCGGAGGTGACCGCTCGCATCGAGCTCTACGGGAACGCCGCCTATTTCTTCCGGGAGAACCTGCCCTGCCCCGGTGGCCTCCCGCTCGGCACGGGCGATCGCGCGATTTCGTTGGTCTCCGGCGGCTTCGATTCCGCCGTCGCCTCCTGGCAGATGCTTCGGCGCGGCGTGAATCTCGACTACGTCTTCTGCAACCTCGGCGGCTTCAGCCACCAGCTCGGAACCTTGCGTGTGATGCAGGTGCTGGCCCAGAACTGGTCCTTCGGCACCCGACCCAGGCTTCACGCCATCGATTTCAGCGCGGTCACGCAAGAACTCCAGCGGGTCGCCGAGCCGCGCTACTGGCAGGTGATCCTGAAACGATTGATGCTGCGCGCCGCGGACGCAGTGGCCGAGCAGGCCGGTGCCCATGCCATCATCACGGGTGAAGCCGTCGGCCAGGTCTCCTCCCAGACCCTCGTCAACCTGCGTACGATCAGCGAGGCCACCGATTTTCCGATCCTGCGGCCGCTGATCGGCAGCAACAAGGACGAGATCATCCGGCGGGCGGAACAGATCGGCACGGCGGAACTCTCGGCGGTGGTCGGCGAGTACTGCGCGCTTGTCCCGAGGCGGCCTGCGACGGCGGCGAAGCTCGATGTCATCCTGGAGCAAGAGAAGGAAATGGACACTGCCGTCCTCGAGCGCGCCATCGAGGAACGCGAAATCCTCGCGCTTCGCAGCCTCGATCCCGAGGCCTGCGGGATGCCCGAGATCGAGACCGACCGGGTTCCCGAGGGCGCTTGCGTGGTGGATCTGCGTGTCCGCCACGAATACGAGAGCTGGCACTATCCGGGTGCCCTTCAGCTCGACTTCTCACGGGCCCTCGACGCATACGCTTCCTTCGCCAAGGACCAACCGTACGTTCTGTATTGCGAGTACGGCCTGAAGAGCGCGCATCTGGCCGAAATGATGCGCTCCGCCGGCCACCGGGCGCTGCATTTTCGCGGCGGCACCCGCGCGCTGCGGCGTTGGGCCGAAGAGAAGGGAATCCGGGAAGCGCCGTGA
- a CDS encoding PaaI family thioesterase, with protein MNDFTQRLGMHTVRAVDGECHIEMVVDEFHMSTAERVHGGVFFTLLDTAMGRAVISHLPEGRGCATIEAKINFFRPVQKGSLRAEARCVYVSRRTAYAEASLIDGEDRVVAKSTGTFMLTDTLQQSERERV; from the coding sequence GTGAACGACTTCACCCAACGATTGGGAATGCATACCGTGCGCGCCGTCGACGGCGAGTGCCACATCGAGATGGTCGTCGATGAGTTCCACATGAGCACGGCGGAACGAGTCCACGGCGGTGTCTTCTTCACCCTGCTCGACACGGCCATGGGCCGCGCGGTGATCTCCCATCTTCCCGAGGGACGGGGCTGCGCAACGATCGAGGCGAAGATCAACTTCTTCCGTCCCGTACAGAAGGGAAGCCTTCGCGCCGAAGCCCGCTGTGTCTACGTCTCCCGCCGCACGGCTTACGCCGAAGCAAGCCTGATCGACGGAGAAGATCGCGTCGTCGCCAAATCGACCGGGACCTTCATGCTCACCGATACGCTGCAGCAATCCGAGCGAGAACGGGTCTAG